CTCAGCCTCCGACGACGCTGTTAGCTGAGAGCTAGCTCGATCTCCTCGTGAGCCGGTGAGCCCTGGTCTccgccagccagccagccatgcTGGTGCGCTGCGACGTCTGCGGCGCCGAGCCGGCCGCCGTGCTCTGCTGCGCCGACGAGGCCGCGCTCTGCTCCGCCTGTGACACCCGCGTCCACCGCGCCAACAAGCTCGCCGACAAGCACCGCCGCATCCCGCTCATCCACCCCTCCGGCGACGactccgccgctgccgcgccgctcTGCGACGTCTGCAAGGTGCCGTGAGCCTGTGCCTGACCCCCGTTGGTGTGCTTCAGCCGGAGAGGATCGGAGCTGCTGCTGACACGGTCGATCTGTTGCAGGAGCGGAGGGGCCTGGTGTTCTGCGTGGAGGACCGCGCCATCCTGTGCGCCGACTGCGACGACCCCATCCACAGCGCCAACGACCTCACCGCCAAGCACAGCCGCTTCCTCCTAGTCGGGGCCAAGCTCTCCGCCGCGCTCGTCGACCAGGCGCCCCCCTCCCCTGACGACTGCCGCGGCAGCGGCTCTGACGAGCTCCACGACGTCGCCGCCGTCTGCGCGCCTCAGGCGCAGGGCTCCTGCACGGCCAAGAGCTTGGCTCTTGATTGCAGCAACAGCtacggtggcggcggtggaggcagcAGCATCTCCGATTACCTCACCAACATCTGCCCCGGCTGGCGCGTCGACGACCTCCTCTTCGACGACGCCGCGTTCTCCGCTGCCTCAGTATGTGTCTAGCCACGCCTGATCTGATCTCTTCGCCGAGTTCTACTTCTACGGTTCTACCCACAACCGGATGATGTACACTAAACGATCGATCGATCCATCCATCTTGCGTTTCTTGGAAGCAGGAGGACAGGTGCGATGAGCACGAGCAGGTCCCGTCCCTGGACGCCGACCTCTTCGACGTGATAGCCGGCCGGCAGGGGAAGCGCGGCGCGTTGTACGGCGGCGCGATGGGGCTCGAGAAGGTGCCTGCTGCCGCCTCCATTGCGGTCCCGACGGCGGCCAAGCAGCAGGGCCGCGTGAGGGAGAGGCACTGGAGCTGCGACAGCGACAGCGACGTGTTCGCGGTGCCGGAGATCTCGCTGCAGCCGCCGGCCAAGAaggcgcggccgccggcgccgactTTCTGGTGCTTCTGATATGATCGAGCTGCATCATTCCGGCCGCCGTGCTAGCTCGATCGCGTGTGCACTTCGTTACTACTGTGTACCAGTGTGTGTGAGCTTGCTGTTACTGTACTGTTACCTCATACTACTTACCACTACTAGCAGTGCTCAATCCCAGTCAAACCCGGTGCAGTTTATGGCCATGAGAGATATCCATCGTTACCGTACTGTAAAAACTTGTGATTGTCATGTGTGCCACCTAGCTACTTGGTCATGTCACAAATGTGTTGATGATCCTGATAGGACAGAAGTTCTGAATTACCAATGTTAAGGTGATTTTAATATGAACCTCGTCAACAATTATCGTGCTCTTTAGTCTCGCCCTTGATCTTGTAGGGTGTGCCTCCACAGATGGATCGCTGTACTAATGGCAACATGCTCGGCTGATCTCTGCATTTCCTTGTTGAAACCAAGGGCTGCtggtaggagtgtcagagtaGAAAACAAAAGCCGCGTAGGAGTAGTTTCCAAGCACTCAGCTGGTTTGCAAGATACTTCTCTTGTTCAACAAAAATCAGGGCGGCAGTTTGCGCCATATGCCCATTTCGATCTTTCCCCAATTGGCTTGCTTTGCTGAGTACAAATCCTCGATTGAAAATCTCAGATGCTTTCTATATGTAGGCGAGACCAATGAATGCATCTATCTGGTCTCTGAAGAGAGACTCCAAAGAGAAGTTGGCCTCGGTCTGTAGGGTCTGAGAGCATGGGACTGACAGGCTGAACCTCTGAACTTTGAAGATGAACTGCGGTTGCTGAAACGAAAGTTTTGACATGAACTATGCACTTCAGTATGCAGTCACAAGAAAGCTGAATCGccatgaaccttaaagcagtaTACCGTTCCAGGAGTAGTTCTTTTGCAGCTCCTGGAAATCTCCAAGGATAGCTAAAAAAGCCAGTCCCTGATACACTTGAAGTGGGAAAAGCAATTCGATATGCACTTTTATTTTTGAACAGACATGCGCTTGCGATCGACTTGGAAGTCTTGAACTACATTCACCAGCTATATATCTGAGAGGCAATCTATCACAGCTCCGCACGTCATTTCTTTACCAGAAATCCGTGCACCTCCCAAGCAAAACACCATGACTGAACTATCACCCATGCTTGTAGAGGCAAGACGGCGGCGCGGGGACATCAAGATCTCAAGGCACGCCGCCAAACTTGCACAGGCTCTCCGCGCCAGTCAAGCAGCAGTGCAGAGCAAGGACAAGCACCAGCACAGGATGAGGAGCTAACTGTATGCCAAGATTGTTAGCATCTCCTCGTGCGGTGATGGTTGGTCTGGTCCATGGATGTTGCGAGCtgaagagaaaaggagaaagaaaaggtctTGGTGCGGGCACGCCAGGCACCTTCCGCTATCCGGTTGGGGCGTGCTGTCAGTTGCAAGCCGCGCCGCATCACATGGCTCCGTCGCATCGGAAGCCTTTTCGGGGCGCTGCAGGTCGGAGCAGACCCGGCCGTCGCTGCCGCTCCGGCGGAAAACGTCGCCGCCGGCCAGCTGGGAGGTGTCTCCGGTAGGAAGCTGCTGGAGGAGACGGTTTCAGAGCGCCCCAGATATTTCATCGCATGGCATCAGATGGTCCCTTCCTCTGGGAAAGATCGCTTTGTTGTTCTTGTCAAAAATTTGTTTCTCTAACTGATATATACGAGGATTTTTACGGTGCATAATACAACCATATACTCCTATCTGAAAACAACTCGCATGTAAACATGGGACATTCGAGATTTTTCTATACCACTGAAACATTGATTATTAGTACGGACTAGTATAGGTAGTACAAGAGTAATATGGAAAAATTTATTTCACTACAAGGTTTCACTCTTGATGCAACGGTCTAAAAATGTTGCAATATGCCAAAAATAGTTGCAATAAATAAAATtacaaaaattataaaaattatCCTTAATTTATATTAAATTACTAATAACAATCTTACTTTGATGGTTGGATCTTTTCTATACTCCATATTACCAAGTGACAGTATTTGTGCGCGCAAAAAAAACCTATATACCAGGGTGATCTGCTAGCTTTGGTCCAGAAAAATTCTTGAAATCTGTGCTATATTATAGGGTGAAAAAAGGGCATACGCAACGCAATGCAACTCTCCAAGTCAATTCGATAGCATGGACAGTAGAAACTTTGTTGTTGATATAGGTTGATGACGAGGTCACATTCTTCTACGCAGAAATCGCGACACGAAAACACTGTGGGTCTGTAGGCTACACTGCTGGACACCTCTGGCCGGTCGCGGACTCGACTCAAATACTCAATTCTTCAGATAAAGAGTCGGCTAGCCATTCTATGTACGATCAGAGAAAAAAACTGCCTTGTCCTTCAAATGGGTTTCCATCGAGTTGATTGACAGGGTGAACGTAAGTACGTACTTATATGGAGCCCCTACTTATATTGTTGGAACCCGTGCAGTGTTTCATAGTTTTGGAGTAAGAGTGATGCTTCCGAGTAGGACGACAAAGATAATCAGCATTAACCAAGTAGGCATAAAGTTCTCTAGAAGCTTGTCAGaattgtttctttttttttgataaAATAGAATTGTAGAGTACGTTTTGACAACTTTTAAGCGACAAATCAGAGAGTGCGGTTAAAAGATGTAGTAGTATCTAGTTTGTTTGATGCAGCTAGTGGTGGGATGTGCTGGCTACATTGCACTCCCGTCGCCATCGTCTTCTGCCGATGCGAAACCGAGCTGAAAGATTCAGAACTACCCCCAATCTGCCTCAAGCAAACGACGAAACGAAACCGAGGAATAGATATGGCCATATGGGCACTTGATGAGTAGGTTTCAGCTGTTTGGGAGATGCTCCAGTACGCCCAAGGTGGCAACTTGGGCAATCATTTGTGTGTAAACTATTCTGCTCTCGAAATTGCGATGAACCGTCCATCATTCAGAAACAAAAGTTTCTTCAGATGTTGCTGATGGGATATGAATTTGATGCCACTTGCATTGTCAGCTTGGCGGGCAGGAAGCCAGGAAGACGACTAGGTCCTCTGTCCATCTAATTGGTAGGGCGCATCCTACTCTTGATTACCACAAAACAATCCCATCCATCAACTGTCTCATCTTCTGAAGAATTCTAGtagtgtggtagtggtagccTGCTAATAGGTGTCCCACCAAATTGTTCTAATGGATATATTTTAACCTATCTTTATCTTATAAAATGCAATTGCTGTCCCATCTGAAAAAGAACATTTTGTCCTTTTCTTGCCACGGAAGTCTTGAGAACATATTTAGTTTGGGTATTAGCGATGTTTTTCCTAGTTACCTCTAGAATTGAGCTGCTTCATCATgataagaagaaaaaaaaaagtcgGTGTTCCAAGCCAGCCCTGTCAGTGAATCAAACGCTACTTGAGCTACGGCGGTCTCGTACGCATCAAAGGAACAGGAGAGAAGCGGTGATGgatttttttaaaatattaaTTCAATACAGGATTGCAGAAATCTATCTATATAAGACGAAAGCTAATCTTGGAAGACAGGGCAGATGTAAAAGCATTACTCACGCACAGAGGGTGGCTGGTACCTGCACTTGAGCAATCTACATTTACCGGACAGAAACAAAAATGTGCAGGTTAATTTTGATATGGGGTTGTGTAAATTTTGTTTTTTTACAACTGCAAATCTGATGCTGACAAGCGAATGGTATACATCCACAAGAAAATCAATAGTCTATAAATACTTCAATTTGTAATACAGATCCTATCCAAAACTTTTAGTCCTTGGACGCTCCCTCTTCATGGCCACCTCGAGGCTCATCACATCATCCCCTTCAGGAACCCTGGGTACACACACAGATCTGATGAAGGATGAAAGTACGGCATGTTCTTCTTCTGTCTGATGAAGAGCCCACTTCTAATGACTTGCCATCATCTAAAAAGGAACCCTTTCCTAGTCCATTGTCAGCAGACTCCATTCCTTTCCAACCTAACAGACAGCTGAAAGCAGAGCTTCAACCGAAAGTTGCTCATCCGTTCCGAGTTCTGCTCGACGAGGCCATTATGCCAGCGCAGCTGTGGAGCCACGACGAAGATGCCCTGGCGCTGGCGGTCTCGTCGTTGCGCTGGCGCGCCGGCCCTGGAGGTCCTCTGTCTGAGGTTTCGGAGGGAGCTGGAGATGCCGTGATTGTACCTGGGCTGGGAGAAATGGCGCGCCGTCCGCGGCGTGCGCGTTGAGGAGAGCGGCGGGGCGAGCGGGTTGTTGCGCCGCGGGTAGCGACTCCGGCGGGGACGTCATGGCCGGGGGTGGGCGACTCGGTGAGTGGCCATGGCGTCGAGAGCCCGCTATGGCGGTTGCCGTGGCTGGAGCCGCCAATTGCTTGCCGTAGCTTGCAGCTACGGCCGCGAGCGGGCGTAATACCGCATCAGAGCGGTCGGAGGGTCGCGCCGGATTCTCGCCGGAGGGGATAGGGCAgcctcgccggcggccggccgccGTGTGTCCGTCCCGACGTATTTGCACCTGGAGCCCTACGATCCAAATATTTGCTATTTATCCCCTAAATTATTTACATTGTGCCCCCTAggttggatcgcgattaataatcgcgatccgaatatttgcaAATTAACCCCTTATTTTACAAAATACCCCCTATTTAGGATCGCGATTAGTAATCTCCATCCGAATATTTGCATATTGGCCCCTCCTATTTACAAAATACCCCCTGGATTGCACTGGCTCCTCATGCTCCcgcccgtccgccgccgtccttgaccgacggccgccgccaccgctgctGCTGTCGTCGAGGAGCCAGCTCCACAACGCGGCGGGAGGAGCAGGAAAGCAGAAGCCGTCAATTCGCCGCATTTTCCTGTCCAAACATCGGAACTGACACGGCGGGCTCCTCCAGGGGGAGTGCAGGGCGGAGCTAGCTCGCCGCCACCtcgcgccgctcgtcgccgaCTGCTCCGGCCACCGGGGCTCGAGGAGAGCTCGTGCTTCTCTCGCGTAGTCGTCTATCTCACCGGAGGCTCCCGACTCTTGCCCTTCGTCGGGCTCCCTTCCTGTGCTTGCTTCCGCCGGCAGTCCAAGCTCGACGCTTCGAATTGCGCGCGCTTGTCGCCACGGAGTACTGACGGGCGGCGACGGAGGCGAGCGCGTTGGAGGCGGAGGAGAGAGGAGTTGCTCGAGCTCGCTGGCGATGCGGTGGAGGTGGCTTGTCCCGGCTGCTCGCCTCTCTGCTCCTACTTCCGGCGCTCACCTCTGTTTGCTACAGCCGACAGATGATTCTCTTCCTGGTGGAAGAGATAAGATTTCAGTTATTAAACACAAGAAGTTTCAGTGCACTGAAAATATTGCTCCATTTTTCCCGGGTAATGTTGCTCCATTTTTGTAACCAAGAATCTATGAACATGATGCATTGAAGAGAGAGAGGAACACAGAGATGACAAACTTGCCAAATAGATTCGTTATGGGCCTTTTCATGGCGACTTTTGTTCATGTCCAGCTGGGCCGTAAAAGGCCCACGCTAACATTTGTTTCCAAAGCTTCCCTCACTGACATGTGAGCCCGTGATGTCATCTTAACCGGACACGGTCCCCAAGACAAAAAAAAATCTCGACCCGACCCAGCCCACATCTGAggaatcgccgccgccgcacccgacCGCATGCCACTGCGCCGACTCGCTCCGCACCTCAcgagcccgcgccgccgcctccgccccctgaaccctagccccgccatgccgccggccgccgacgccgcccacCTAGCCACGGCGGCAGACCCCGACGAGGACctctgctccagcgccgccgccgcggcggcgggggaggtcgcgccggccccgcccctcccgccgccgccggtgtccGCGGAGGAGAGGATCGAGCGCGCGTGGGCGCACTGGAGGCGCCTGGGGTCCCCGCGGCTGATGGTGGCGCCCATGGTGGATAATTCCGAGCTTCCCTTCCGCATACTGTGCCGACGCTACGGCGCCGACGCGGCATACACGCCCATGCTccactcccgcatcttctccgaGAACGAGAAGTATAGGTCCATGGAGTTTACCACGTGCAAGGTAACTGACGCTTTTGAGGTTCCAGTCCGGCACCGTAACTACTGGGATGGAGTTTAAGTTAAGGGTAGTGGTATATGCTTAGCTCGCAATAGCAATACAAGCTGATAGAATAATTGCTTGCTTTGCTCATTTGGTGTGGTGACGAATATGATTAGGTACTTTTGCGGTTCGATTTCAAATCACTTCCAAGTTTGCAGTTTGATGGAATTCCGAGTGTTACTTAAGAGTTCCCCAATTTAGTAGCTGGGGTGGGGTAGCCAATCTTTGAACCTGAGTAGCCAATAATTGCTGTAATGCTGTATTTTGTAAGAATTGTTTAAACACTAGCCTTATTTGACGGTTAGTTACTTAGTTTCCTTGCCATTGCAATACAAGCTGATACAATAATTGCTTTGGTGTGAAGACGAATATGGTTAGGCAGTTTTGCATTTTGATTTTAAAAACTTCCAAATTTTAGTGGTAGCAGCCAATGTTTGAACCTGAGAAGCAAAGAATTGCTGTATTTGGTAATGGTTGTTTGAACATGAGGGTTATTTGACAGTTGTTTTACATCATCTGGGTGTATTCTCTTGTTATTCTAcacagttttttttttgttatgaGTTGTATTATTTATCTTGTATGGGATGTGACATTCTTTTCACCATATACAGGAGGACCGGCCACTTTTTGTTCAGTTTTGTGCAAATGACCCTGACATTTTGTTACAAGCTGCAAAGATGGTGGAACCACATTGCGATTATGTTGACATCAATTTTGGGTAATGCGCAATTCCTTGTGCTATTATACTGGTTTTTATATTCATATTTACTTTCCTAGTACCTGATTGTAGTTTTCACCACTTTTGTAATGGCTCACTCAAATAGTTTGCTGACACAAACTTCTTCTGAAAGAGAACATTGTTAGCTGTGCCTCAAGCGTGATATTAGTGATATGCAAGTGATTCCAATGGGGAAACGAATTAGCCACCATGCTAGGCCATGGTTTGCCCACTGCAACTCAATAACTGTTTAGTTCTAGTAATTTATGCTGCTAGCTGCTTTCTTAGCTTTGCTTAGAGCACTAATGATGAATCTTCCACTGTTACTTTCTAGCTAGCATATACCATTTTTTTCATTTCTCATGTATTAGCATTGCTTGAAAATATGGTCCATGCTCTTCTGACTGGTAATAATGTATTGCCTTGCAGATGCCCCCAGCGTATTGCAAGACGGGGGAACTATGGGGCATTTCTCATGGACAACCTTCCCCTCGTAAAATCCCTTGTCGAGAATCTATCAGCTAACCTTCATGTTCCAGTCTCAGTTAAGATTCGCATATTTCCACGGTTGGAAGACACACTAGCCTATGCAAAGATGCTTGAGGAAGCTGGAGCTTCTCTTGTGGCTGTCCATGGTCGGACAAGAGACGAAAAGGATGGGAAGAAATTTCGAGCAGACTGGGATGCCATCAAGGCCGTCAAAGATGCTCTCAGAGTACCTGTTCTTGCAAATGGAAACATTCGCCATATGGAGGATGTGAAGAACTGCCTGGAACATActggtgctgatggtgtgcttTCAGCAGAAACGCTTCTAGAAAATCCAGCACTCTTTGCTGGTTTCAGGACAAAGGAATGGAAAGAAGATTGTGGTGAGAATGAAGATAGCGGCTTGGACCAGGCTGATCTAGTGATTGAATATTTGAAGCTGTGTGAGCAGTACCCTGTGCCATGGAGAATGGTTAGATCCCATGTCCACAAGATGTTGGGGGACTGGTTCAGGGTGCATCCAGAGGTGAGGGAGGAACTCAATAAGCAGAACATACTCACCTTCGAATGGTTGCATGACATGGTAATGAGGCTTAAGAAGCTCGGTGGAAGAGTGCCACTTTACAAAAAAGAGAGTGCACTGCAGACAACAGCAGATGGGCTAGCTGCTAGCAATGCTTGACGATTCCCCATCAATTTTGAGATCTGCAGCACCAATTTTTGGAAAGATGTATGAAAAGTAGGAACTATTTAACTTGTACTATAGATTGGAAGAGCATCGTTATGGTCCAACACTGTGGCCCCGACTGGAACGAAATTCTGGTTGATTGAACTATTCAGTGGTTGCTCAATTAGTTTGTTTGTTTACAAACGCATCACCTCAT
The genomic region above belongs to Panicum hallii strain FIL2 chromosome 4, PHallii_v3.1, whole genome shotgun sequence and contains:
- the LOC112889628 gene encoding B-box zinc finger protein 20-like → MLVRCDVCGAEPAAVLCCADEAALCSACDTRVHRANKLADKHRRIPLIHPSGDDSAAAAPLCDVCKERRGLVFCVEDRAILCADCDDPIHSANDLTAKHSRFLLVGAKLSAALVDQAPPSPDDCRGSGSDELHDVAAVCAPQAQGSCTAKSLALDCSNSYGGGGGGSSISDYLTNICPGWRVDDLLFDDAAFSAASEDRCDEHEQVPSLDADLFDVIAGRQGKRGALYGGAMGLEKVPAAASIAVPTAAKQQGRVRERHWSCDSDSDVFAVPEISLQPPAKKARPPAPTFWCF
- the LOC112890798 gene encoding tRNA-dihydrouridine(16/17) synthase [NAD(P)(+)]-like, which produces MPLRRLAPHLTSPRRRLRPLNPSPAMPPAADAAHLATAADPDEDLCSSAAAAAAGEVAPAPPLPPPPVSAEERIERAWAHWRRLGSPRLMVAPMVDNSELPFRILCRRYGADAAYTPMLHSRIFSENEKYRSMEFTTCKEDRPLFVQFCANDPDILLQAAKMVEPHCDYVDINFGCPQRIARRGNYGAFLMDNLPLVKSLVENLSANLHVPVSVKIRIFPRLEDTLAYAKMLEEAGASLVAVHGRTRDEKDGKKFRADWDAIKAVKDALRVPVLANGNIRHMEDVKNCLEHTGADGVLSAETLLENPALFAGFRTKEWKEDCGENEDSGLDQADLVIEYLKLCEQYPVPWRMVRSHVHKMLGDWFRVHPEVREELNKQNILTFEWLHDMVMRLKKLGGRVPLYKKESALQTTADGLAASNA